A single genomic interval of Lathyrus oleraceus cultivar Zhongwan6 chromosome 7, CAAS_Psat_ZW6_1.0, whole genome shotgun sequence harbors:
- the LOC127106767 gene encoding F-box protein At1g60400: MNDLEMSEDKLSHLPDSILIHILSFLNTKDSVQTCILSKRWNHVWKYIPILTMHCFDFSSLKSFDKFVSRILSLRDNSIVLHALDFVRNGSVESRLLRRIAHYVLSHNVKLLRLRIDVKCDIAHILPCVSSCHSLTSLKLSVSPKGFHNYGRTLFPKSLNLPALTSLHLGNFAFCASDDGRIDPFSVFSKLNGLSIDNCMVKDSEILCISSETLVSLTIRSHSFNYYRIKLSAPSLDSFAFMGNPHQMFCGSSLSSIKQVNIDAEMLANYSEPPAILLSWLQEFANIKSLTVSASTLQVLSLIPNLLKLKISSLHSLKSVKVKLKPLSYGLSMALKIVKLEKALKAGLEPSSPIPDGILNFLLQNSPSADVDIIDCPRFDDSFDHLPPFSSSLFSQFLQPSLQENAMDDLHHRIQYLKQVVQQTHMYLHLAEIKDMEEILALKEHAMMLSKTMDAIERQRVEAMRLL; encoded by the exons ATGAATGATCTTGAAATGAGTGAAGACAAACTAAGTCACTTGCCTGATTCAATTCTCATTCACATTTTGTCATTTTTGAACACCAAAGATTCTGTTCAAACTTGCATTTTATCTAAAAGGTGGAATCATGTTTGGAAATATATTCCCATTCTCACAATGCATTGCTTTGATTTTTCTTCTTTGAAGAGTTTTGATAAATTCGTGTCTAGAATTTTGTCTCTTCGCGATAACTCGATTGTACTGCATGCTCTTGATTTTGTTCGTAATGGTAGCGTCGAGTCTCGCCTACTTAGAAGGATTGCACACTATGTTTTATCCCATAATGTCAAGCTTCTTCGATTACGAATTGATGTCAAATGTGATATTGCTCACATCCTGCCTTGTGTTTCTTCATGTCATTCTTTAACATCTCTTAAGCTCTCAGTTTCACCTAAAGGTTTTCATAATTACGGGAGGACATTGTTTCCTAAATCTCTGAATTTACCTGCGTTAACGAGTTTGCATCTAGGAAATTTTGCATTTTGTGCTAGTGACGATGGCCGGATTGATCCTTTTTCAGTCTTTAGCAAGTTGAATGGTTTGAGCATTGATAATTGTATGGTGAAGGATTCCGAAATCTTGTGCATATCAAGTGAGACACTAGTCAGTTTAACTATACGTAGTCATTCTTTCAACTATTACCGAATCAAGCTATCTGCTCCAAGTCTTGATTCATTCGCTTTTATGGGTAATCCTCATCAGATGTTCTGTGGAAGCAGTCTTTCTTCTATTAAACAAGTAAACATTGATGCCGAAATGTTGGCAAATTACTCGGAGCCTCCTGCTATTTTACTTAGTTGGCTGCAAGAATTCGCTAATATCAAATCATTGACGGTCTCTGCAAGTACTCTTCAG GTTCTCTCCTTAATTCCTAATCTTTTGAAGCTTAAGATTTCTTCCCTGCATAGCTTGAAGTCGGTGAAAGTAAAGCTGAAACCACTTTCATATGGATTATCCATGGCATTGAAAATTGTTAAGTTAGAAAAAGCATTAAAAGCAGGACTTGAACCATCTTCACCCATTCCTGATGGAATACTGAACTTTTTGCTCCAGAACTCGCCGTCGGCAGATGTTGACATCATAGACTGCCCAAG GTTTGACGACTCCTTCGACCATCTACCTCCATTCTCATCTTCGCTTTTTTCTCAATTCCTTCAACCTTCTTTGCAGGAG AATGCTATGGATGATCTGCACCACCGAATACAATATCTAAAGCAAGTGGTGCAGCAGACACATATGTATCTTCATCTAGCAGAGATTAAGGACATGGAGGAGATATTGGCCCTCAAAGAGCATGCGATGATGTTGTCAAAGACCATGGATGCCATAGAACGGCAGAGGGTTGAGGCCATGAGGCTACTATAG